A region from the uncultured Ilyobacter sp. genome encodes:
- the fabG gene encoding 3-oxoacyl-[acyl-carrier-protein] reductase gives MIDLKGKVAVITGSARGIGRAVAEKLAQAGANLVITDILAEIGEKTAKEISEKYGIEAIFIPGNVVSSESMAELASKTLEKFGKIDILVNNAGITRDTLFMRMKEEDFDLVMNINLKGTYNCTQAFFKTMVKQRFGSIINMASVVGLMGNAGQVNYSASKAGMIGMTKSLAKEVGKRGVRVNAVAPGYIQSEMTDVLSEDVKKEFAKNIPMGSMGTPEDIANAVLFLSSDLSSYITGQTLSVNGGMLMP, from the coding sequence ATGATTGATTTAAAAGGAAAAGTGGCAGTAATAACTGGTTCTGCAAGAGGAATCGGAAGAGCTGTTGCTGAAAAATTGGCACAGGCTGGTGCTAATCTTGTAATTACTGATATACTTGCAGAAATAGGTGAAAAAACTGCCAAAGAGATTTCTGAAAAATATGGAATAGAGGCTATATTCATTCCTGGAAATGTTGTTTCAAGTGAAAGCATGGCGGAACTAGCATCCAAAACTCTTGAGAAGTTTGGAAAAATAGATATTCTTGTTAACAACGCGGGAATTACAAGAGATACACTCTTCATGAGAATGAAAGAGGAAGATTTTGATCTTGTTATGAATATCAACCTCAAAGGAACTTACAACTGTACACAGGCCTTCTTTAAAACTATGGTAAAACAAAGATTTGGAAGCATCATCAATATGGCATCAGTTGTGGGACTAATGGGAAATGCCGGTCAAGTTAACTATTCTGCTTCAAAAGCAGGGATGATAGGAATGACTAAATCTCTAGCAAAAGAAGTAGGAAAAAGAGGAGTAAGAGTAAATGCTGTAGCTCCAGGATATATCCAATCTGAAATGACAGATGTATTGAGCGAAGATGTGAAGAAGGAGTTTGCAAAAAACATCCCTATGGGTTCAATGGGAACACCTGAAGATATCGCAAATGCAGTACTGTTCCTTTCCTCTGACCTTTCTAGCTATATTACAGGTCAGACTTTAAGTGTTAATGGTGGAATGTTGATGCCTTAA
- the rnc gene encoding ribonuclease III: MGESCFAELEKKLKYTFKSKKLLKHALIHRSYGNENWDYKKVNNERLELLGDAVLDLVVTEYLYLHFTSSSEGDLAKLKSMIVSEPVLAKISRKLGVGNHLLLSKGEELTGGRDRSSILGDVFEAILGAVYLDSDFIIAKEFAIKHLKRFIDHIDENEDLIDFKTILQEFSQREYKVIPSYEVIKEMGPDHRKSFEIAVKINDELMGLGTGRNKKSAEQSAARNACRKLGVKAYEAL, translated from the coding sequence GTGGGAGAAAGTTGTTTTGCAGAACTTGAAAAAAAGTTGAAGTATACATTTAAGAGCAAAAAACTTCTGAAGCACGCCCTTATTCACAGGTCTTATGGAAATGAAAACTGGGATTACAAAAAGGTAAACAACGAGAGACTAGAACTGCTAGGAGACGCAGTTCTAGATCTTGTTGTTACAGAATATCTTTATTTGCACTTTACCAGTTCAAGTGAAGGGGATCTGGCAAAATTGAAATCAATGATTGTCAGTGAACCTGTGCTTGCTAAAATTTCCAGAAAACTTGGAGTGGGAAATCATCTTCTTTTAAGCAAGGGAGAGGAGCTTACAGGAGGAAGAGACAGAAGTTCCATACTAGGAGACGTATTCGAAGCAATATTAGGTGCAGTGTACCTTGACTCAGATTTTATAATAGCTAAAGAGTTTGCTATAAAGCATCTCAAGCGATTTATAGATCACATTGATGAAAATGAAGATCTCATAGATTTTAAAACGATTCTTCAAGAGTTTAGTCAGAGAGAATACAAGGTTATTCCTTCCTATGAAGTGATAAAAGAGATGGGCCCTGACCATAGAAAATCCTTTGAAATAGCAGTTAAAATAAATGATGAACTAATGGGTCTGGGAACAGGCAGAAATAAAAAAAGTGCAGAGCAGTCAGCAGCGAGAAATGCCTGCAGAAAACTGGGAGTAAAGGCATATGAAGCACTATAA
- a CDS encoding acyl carrier protein — translation MLDKIKEVVVDQLGVDADQVTLEANFVDDLGADSLDTVELIMAFEEEFDVEIPDTEAEKIKTVQDVVNYIESNK, via the coding sequence ATGTTAGATAAAATCAAAGAAGTAGTAGTAGATCAATTAGGTGTAGACGCGGATCAAGTAACTCTTGAGGCGAACTTCGTAGACGATCTAGGAGCAGACTCACTAGATACAGTTGAGCTAATCATGGCTTTTGAAGAAGAATTTGACGTAGAAATTCCTGATACAGAAGCTGAAAAGATCAAAACTGTTCAAGACGTAGTAAACTACATCGAATCCAATAAGTAA
- a CDS encoding beta-ketoacyl-ACP synthase III — translation MNVKSAGILGMGIYVPEKVMTNLDFEKKLDTSDEWIRSRTGIEERRFVADDQATSDLASEAAKKALESAGMKPEDIEMVILATCTPDYLIQNTACIVQKKIGALNAAAFDIQAACSGFIYGLTLASGMIKAGMYKKILVIGAEALSRVLDMQDRNTCILFGDGAAAAVVGEVEDGYGILSSYIKSEGEDDEILRMPAGGTKRPATVEEVENRETFLKMKGQDVFKFAVQALPKATLEALRLAEKETTDLHMVFPHQANKRIIESAAKRLKLPVEKFYINLNKYGNTSAASIGLALGEALEKGLVKKGDLIALTGFGAGLTYGSTVIKWAY, via the coding sequence ATGAATGTAAAAAGTGCAGGAATATTAGGTATGGGTATCTATGTTCCTGAAAAAGTTATGACCAACCTTGATTTTGAAAAAAAATTGGACACAAGTGATGAATGGATAAGAAGTAGAACTGGTATAGAGGAAAGAAGATTTGTAGCTGATGACCAGGCGACTTCAGACTTAGCATCTGAAGCGGCCAAGAAAGCCTTAGAATCAGCTGGAATGAAACCAGAAGATATTGAGATGGTTATACTGGCAACTTGTACCCCGGATTACCTGATACAAAATACTGCCTGTATAGTACAGAAAAAAATCGGTGCACTCAATGCTGCTGCCTTTGATATACAGGCTGCGTGCAGTGGATTCATATATGGGCTCACACTAGCCTCTGGAATGATAAAAGCTGGGATGTATAAGAAAATACTTGTAATAGGGGCAGAGGCTCTCTCAAGGGTTTTAGACATGCAAGACAGGAATACTTGTATACTTTTCGGAGATGGTGCAGCAGCAGCAGTTGTAGGAGAGGTAGAAGATGGTTATGGTATTCTTTCTAGCTACATAAAATCTGAAGGTGAAGATGATGAAATCTTGAGAATGCCTGCTGGAGGAACTAAGAGACCGGCAACAGTTGAAGAGGTTGAAAATAGAGAAACTTTTTTAAAAATGAAAGGTCAAGATGTATTTAAATTTGCAGTTCAAGCACTCCCAAAAGCTACACTTGAGGCACTAAGACTTGCAGAAAAAGAAACTACTGATCTTCACATGGTATTCCCACATCAGGCAAACAAAAGAATTATAGAGTCTGCTGCAAAAAGATTGAAACTTCCAGTAGAAAAATTTTATATAAACCTAAATAAATACGGAAATACATCTGCAGCTTCTATCGGACTAGCTCTAGGAGAAGCTCTAGAGAAAGGACTCGTAAAGAAGGGAGACCTTATCGCCCTTACAGGGTTTGGAGCGGGTCTTACATACGGTTCTACAGTTATAAAGTGGGCTTATTAA
- the fabF gene encoding beta-ketoacyl-ACP synthase II yields the protein MRRVVVTGIGLVTALGTGVEKTWKAIKDGKTGVGKIESFDATDNPVKVAAEVKDFDPADFGIEKKELKKLSRNSQFAIAASKMAIEDSKLEITSENAEKVGVIVSSGIGGIEVMEQQHEVMLNKGIKRISPFTIPAMISNMAAGNVAIYTGAKGPNKAVVTACAAGTHSIGDAFETIRNGKADAMIAGGTEACITKFAINGFANMKALSTRNDEPEKASRPFTSDRDGFVMGEGAGIVILEELESAKARGAKIYAEVVGYGETCDAYHITSPAEGGEGGARAMKMALEQGGIDLSEVDYINAHGTSTPANDRNETTSIKTLFGDYAYKLAVSSTKGATGHALGAAGGIEGAFLALAIKEAILPPTINYDTPDPDLDLNYVPNVAVEKEIRVGLSNSLGFGGHNAVIAMKKYK from the coding sequence GTGAGAAGAGTTGTAGTAACTGGAATAGGCCTTGTAACTGCTTTGGGAACAGGGGTAGAAAAAACTTGGAAAGCAATAAAAGATGGTAAAACTGGAGTTGGAAAGATTGAATCTTTTGATGCCACTGACAACCCTGTAAAAGTTGCGGCCGAAGTAAAGGATTTTGATCCTGCAGATTTTGGAATTGAAAAAAAAGAACTAAAAAAACTTTCTAGAAATTCACAATTTGCTATTGCAGCTTCAAAAATGGCGATTGAGGACTCAAAACTTGAAATTACTTCTGAAAATGCAGAAAAAGTAGGGGTAATTGTATCTTCTGGTATAGGTGGTATAGAGGTAATGGAGCAACAGCATGAAGTAATGCTGAATAAGGGGATAAAGAGAATATCACCTTTTACAATACCTGCAATGATATCAAACATGGCAGCAGGGAATGTAGCCATATACACAGGAGCAAAGGGACCAAATAAAGCTGTTGTAACTGCTTGTGCAGCAGGAACACACTCTATAGGGGATGCTTTTGAGACTATCAGAAACGGAAAAGCAGATGCAATGATCGCCGGAGGAACAGAAGCCTGTATCACTAAGTTTGCTATCAATGGATTTGCAAATATGAAGGCTCTTTCAACCAGAAATGATGAGCCAGAAAAAGCATCTAGACCCTTTACATCGGATAGAGATGGTTTTGTAATGGGAGAAGGTGCCGGCATAGTAATACTAGAAGAGCTTGAATCTGCTAAGGCTAGAGGAGCAAAGATTTACGCTGAAGTTGTGGGATATGGTGAAACTTGTGATGCGTATCATATAACATCACCAGCTGAAGGTGGAGAAGGCGGAGCAAGAGCTATGAAAATGGCCCTTGAGCAAGGTGGAATAGACTTATCAGAAGTGGACTACATCAATGCCCACGGAACTTCTACTCCTGCAAATGATAGAAATGAAACCACTTCAATAAAAACATTATTTGGAGATTATGCATATAAGCTTGCAGTGTCTTCAACTAAAGGTGCTACTGGACACGCTCTAGGTGCAGCAGGAGGAATCGAAGGAGCCTTCTTAGCACTTGCAATAAAGGAAGCAATATTACCTCCTACGATAAATTATGATACTCCAGACCCAGATTTGGATCTTAACTATGTACCAAATGTAGCTGTGGAAAAAGAGATAAGAGTAGGTCTTTCAAACTCTCTAGGTTTCGGAGGACACAACGCAGTTATTGCAATGAAAAAATATAAATAA
- the fabD gene encoding ACP S-malonyltransferase — protein MSKIAFVFPGQGAQYVGMGKDLYENNETAKKYFDEIFENMEMDLKRVMFEGPEEDLKQTKYTQPAIVAMSLVLSKLMEEKGIKADYVAGHSVGEYAALGAGGYLSLEDAVKLTAFRGDTMNTVSHEVNGTMAAIIGMEAPKIEEVLAGIDGVVEAVNFNEPGQTVIAGSVAAVEKACEALKEAGARRALILSVSGPFHSSLMKPAGEKLKAEVENYEFKEGTAKLVANTTAEVTTEAEEIKKELYDQTFGPVRWVETVEKLKSEGVEKIYEIGPGKVLKGLIRKIDKTLVVENIEKLEDLA, from the coding sequence ATGTCTAAAATTGCATTTGTTTTCCCTGGACAAGGAGCTCAATACGTTGGGATGGGAAAAGATTTATATGAAAATAATGAAACGGCTAAAAAATATTTTGATGAAATTTTTGAAAACATGGAAATGGACCTTAAAAGAGTTATGTTTGAAGGACCTGAAGAGGACTTGAAGCAGACTAAATATACTCAGCCTGCTATTGTGGCGATGAGTCTTGTTCTTTCTAAATTAATGGAAGAAAAAGGAATAAAAGCTGACTATGTAGCTGGACATTCAGTGGGAGAATACGCTGCTTTAGGAGCTGGAGGATATCTTTCTCTAGAGGATGCTGTAAAATTAACGGCATTCAGAGGCGATACTATGAACACGGTTTCTCACGAAGTTAATGGTACTATGGCTGCAATTATAGGAATGGAAGCACCTAAAATCGAAGAGGTCTTAGCAGGTATCGACGGAGTAGTAGAAGCTGTAAACTTTAATGAACCAGGACAGACAGTTATAGCTGGATCGGTAGCTGCTGTTGAAAAGGCTTGCGAGGCACTAAAAGAAGCAGGAGCAAGAAGGGCACTAATACTTTCTGTATCTGGACCTTTCCATTCTTCACTTATGAAGCCAGCTGGAGAAAAGCTTAAAGCTGAAGTTGAAAACTATGAATTCAAAGAAGGAACTGCAAAGCTTGTAGCAAATACAACTGCAGAAGTTACAACTGAGGCAGAAGAGATCAAAAAAGAACTCTATGATCAGACCTTCGGACCTGTAAGATGGGTTGAAACTGTAGAGAAGCTAAAATCTGAGGGTGTTGAAAAAATCTATGAAATAGGTCCTGGAAAAGTTCTTAAAGGACTTATCAGAAAAATTGACAAGACATTAGTTGTCGAAAATATAGAAAAATTAGAGGATCTAGCATAA